The genomic window CGGTATTTTTTGCCCAATAATTGAATCTGAAGAAAGAGGAAGCGGCGAAAATACAGCCTTAATTGCGGCGACTACAGATTACGAACATCCTACCGTAGATACTTTAAGTAAGTACTTAATTGCCTCTGATGCTGAAGAATCGACAATAATTGTTCAAGCTTTTGAAGAACATAAAGAGTTTGGTAAAGAAAACATTAAATTTGTTGAAACTTCTAAAGTGGCAGCAACTTCTAGTTCTGCTTATACCGATGATGATGAATTTGATTATCCACCCTATTAAAAAACTTCAAGAGCGGGTAATTATTAATTGTCAATAACATGAACAGCCTAGAATTAAAGCTAATTCCAGGCTGTTTGGTCAAAAATAGTAATTTTTACTTAAGTAGCAAATAATACAATTGACCTCTACTACCCGTAACTCCCGCGCGATCGCCTGCCAATTTTCCTGTACCCATAAAATAATCTACTCGTCCCGCACCTTTAATCGCACTCCCCGCGTCTTGATCCAAAACATAGCGGCTAACACTGCGATACTCCATTTGCGTTTTAGGATCATTTTTAAATAGCCCCTTGGAATTACCTTGAAAAGGCAGGCTAGTATGAATCAGTGCTAAAGCCCCTGGAGGCATTAAAGACTTATCGGTAGCAATCGAGCGCTCGGCAGTTACAGGTACGCCTAAACTCCCCGTAGCTGGCGCTCCATAGGTTTTGCGGAAAAACACAAAACTGCGGTTGCGGGGTAAATAACTATTGAGTTCCCAAGGTTTTTGGGTAAAGTAATTAATCATTACAGGTAAAGTTAAGCCTGGAAGCGGCAGTTTGCCATCTTTGGCTAACTCCTTGCCAATACTGGTGTAAGGATAATCGGTTTTAGCCGCGTAACCTATACTCATTTGAGTACCATCAGTAAGAGCAAACCTAGCCGAGCCTTGAATTTGAGCTAAAAAAGCGTCTAAGCGATCGCTTAACCAAACTAATTCTAATCCCTTCAGCTTGCTTTTTGCCCCTAACAAACCATCTTTGCCTTCTAATTGGGCGCGAGTAGGATGAGGTTTAGACCATCTTTTAAAGTTGTTAGGCAGTTGATACAAAGGGTAACGGTATTTTTCGGTTTTGACGGGACTAGCCTCGTACATTGGCTCGTAATAGGCGGTAAATAAAACTTCTCCCTTACCATCTCTGCCCGTCGAACGATAAAAAACAAAATCTCGTTTGACCGCCTGCTGGAGATCGGCGGGAGTTTTGGCGGCAACTACCAGTTTGCGGAAATGAACTAAACTGCGACGGACGCGATCGCGGGTAATACCACTAGAGCTATATTTTCGGTAAGCTTTCAACGCACTAGGCGAATTTACATAGCGCAAACTGCTATCAATAGACTTTAGTACCTCTCGCCAATCGCCACTTTGACCATTTTCACCCCATATTTGCGCGTCTAGCCCCAAGTTGGGATCTTGAGCCTGTTTATTTACTTGCAGAGGTACGCGGGCGATGGAAGGGGTAGGACAAAGCGCGATCGCCACTCCTATAGAGGTCAGTAAACCAAATATCTTTTTCATCATTTACTAATATCTTTCTACACTAGAACTAAATATTGGTTCGACACGAATAGCCAAAATGCTGGCTGGACGCACTACCATGTACTCTCCCTGAACGTTTTTGATCGGTACACTAATAAATTCAGTTGAAGCTGACTTAGGCACAAGTTCGCCACTGTACCATTTTTGAAATTCCTGAATGTTACTAAAACGTATTTCTTCCCGGTGTCCACCTGCAATCATTAGGTGTACGACGTATTCGTTAGGAGTTCTGGGCATACAATCGAGTTACCTTATAGTGACGACTAG from Synechocystis sp. PCC 7509 includes these protein-coding regions:
- the mltA gene encoding murein transglycosylase A — its product is MMKKIFGLLTSIGVAIALCPTPSIARVPLQVNKQAQDPNLGLDAQIWGENGQSGDWREVLKSIDSSLRYVNSPSALKAYRKYSSSGITRDRVRRSLVHFRKLVVAAKTPADLQQAVKRDFVFYRSTGRDGKGEVLFTAYYEPMYEASPVKTEKYRYPLYQLPNNFKRWSKPHPTRAQLEGKDGLLGAKSKLKGLELVWLSDRLDAFLAQIQGSARFALTDGTQMSIGYAAKTDYPYTSIGKELAKDGKLPLPGLTLPVMINYFTQKPWELNSYLPRNRSFVFFRKTYGAPATGSLGVPVTAERSIATDKSLMPPGALALIHTSLPFQGNSKGLFKNDPKTQMEYRSVSRYVLDQDAGSAIKGAGRVDYFMGTGKLAGDRAGVTGSRGQLYYLLLK